A genome region from Stenotrophomonas maltophilia includes the following:
- the pal gene encoding peptidoglycan-associated lipoprotein Pal, producing the protein MNKSTRVLLVSLLSVAVLAGCSKKVKEEPAAPVDTGTSTTTPTGPSTSGLYGPGDLDTDACLRQRVVYFDLDKEDVKPEFQAIMACHAKYLRDRPSSRITLQGHTDERGSRAYNQALGERRGNGVNSALQANGGSASQLTVVSYGEERPVCTESNESCWSQNRRVEIVYTAQ; encoded by the coding sequence ATGAACAAGTCCACCCGCGTTCTGCTTGTTTCCCTGCTGTCTGTGGCCGTCCTGGCCGGTTGCTCGAAGAAGGTGAAGGAAGAGCCGGCAGCCCCGGTCGACACCGGCACCTCGACCACCACCCCGACCGGTCCGTCGACCTCGGGCCTGTACGGCCCGGGCGACCTGGACACCGACGCTTGCCTGCGCCAGCGCGTTGTCTACTTCGACCTGGACAAGGAAGACGTGAAGCCGGAATTCCAGGCCATCATGGCTTGCCACGCCAAGTACCTGCGTGACCGTCCGTCCTCGCGCATCACCCTGCAGGGTCACACCGACGAGCGCGGTTCGCGCGCGTACAACCAGGCCCTGGGCGAGCGTCGTGGCAACGGCGTCAACTCGGCCCTGCAGGCCAACGGTGGCTCGGCTTCGCAGCTGACCGTCGTGTCCTACGGTGAAGAGCGTCCGGTCTGCACCGAGTCGAACGAGTCCTGCTGGTCGCAGAACCGTCGCGTCGAAATCGTCTACACCGCGCAGTAA
- the tolB gene encoding Tol-Pal system beta propeller repeat protein TolB yields MKKMPRWLAVFAALLLPFAAVAQQKGLDIDIIGGNASALPITIVPMPYQGSAAAPQTDVAGVVRADLERSGQFRTLPEAQIVEKPVRGGDIQFATWRALKQNYIVVGRVLDAGAGAYRVEYELFDVPKGERLLGLAMTARGNAMRDVAHQMADAIYEKITGVRGAFWTRIAYVTASGKGDAMRYALMVADSDGYNPQTIVRSAEPLLSPSWSPDGSKLAYVSFERGNSAIYIQNIGTGARELVTSFRGINSAPAFSPDGRKLALTLSRSGNPEIYVMDLGSKQLTQLTNHFAIDTEPTWAPDGSAVYFTSDRGGRPQVYKVGAGGGSAERVTFQGNYNAKPSVSYDGKKIAVAQGSGNSYKIAMMDSSLGSPRWSTLSPGSLDESPSFAPNASMVLYAAREGGRGVLYAVSADARVRQRLVLADGDVREPAWSPYRTQR; encoded by the coding sequence ATGAAAAAGATGCCTCGCTGGCTTGCCGTGTTTGCGGCCCTGTTGCTGCCCTTTGCTGCCGTCGCGCAGCAGAAGGGGCTGGATATCGACATCATCGGCGGCAATGCCTCCGCGCTGCCGATCACCATCGTGCCGATGCCCTATCAGGGTTCGGCGGCTGCACCGCAGACCGACGTCGCTGGCGTGGTCCGTGCCGACCTGGAGCGTTCGGGCCAGTTCCGTACGCTGCCCGAAGCGCAGATCGTCGAAAAGCCGGTGCGCGGCGGCGACATCCAGTTCGCCACCTGGCGCGCGCTGAAGCAGAACTACATCGTGGTCGGCCGCGTGCTCGACGCCGGGGCTGGCGCCTACCGCGTCGAGTACGAACTGTTCGACGTGCCCAAGGGGGAGCGCCTGCTGGGCCTGGCGATGACCGCCCGTGGCAACGCCATGCGCGACGTTGCCCACCAGATGGCCGACGCCATCTACGAAAAGATCACCGGTGTGCGCGGCGCCTTCTGGACCCGCATCGCCTACGTGACCGCCAGCGGCAAGGGCGATGCCATGCGCTATGCGCTGATGGTGGCCGACTCCGACGGCTACAACCCGCAGACCATCGTGCGTTCGGCCGAGCCGCTGCTGTCGCCGTCGTGGAGCCCGGATGGCAGCAAGCTGGCCTACGTCAGCTTCGAGCGTGGCAATTCGGCCATCTACATCCAGAACATCGGCACCGGCGCGCGTGAGCTGGTCACCAGCTTCCGCGGCATCAACAGCGCCCCGGCGTTCTCGCCGGACGGCCGCAAGCTGGCCCTAACCCTGTCGCGTTCGGGCAACCCGGAAATCTACGTGATGGACCTGGGCAGCAAGCAGCTGACCCAGCTGACCAACCACTTCGCCATCGATACCGAGCCGACCTGGGCGCCGGATGGCAGCGCGGTGTACTTCACCTCCGACCGCGGCGGCCGTCCGCAGGTCTACAAGGTGGGTGCGGGCGGCGGCAGCGCCGAGCGCGTGACCTTCCAGGGCAACTACAATGCCAAGCCCTCGGTGTCCTACGACGGCAAGAAGATCGCCGTCGCCCAGGGCTCGGGCAACAGCTACAAGATCGCGATGATGGACAGCTCGCTGGGTTCGCCGCGCTGGAGCACGCTGTCGCCGGGTTCGCTGGATGAGTCGCCGAGCTTTGCGCCCAACGCAAGCATGGTGTTGTACGCCGCCCGCGAAGGTGGGCGTGGCGTGTTGTATGCCGTCTCGGCCGATGCGCGGGTTCGCCAGCGTCTGGTCCTGGCCGATGGTGATGTGCGCGAACCGGCATGGTCCCCATACCGTACCCAGCGCTAA
- the tolA gene encoding cell envelope integrity protein TolA, producing the protein MHADALPPPQQREPGWGLPLALALLVHLLVALVFIVAWFWSPERNTDAAAGDPSVEASLALSASEASAARQALRQSEKLEDLPPPVAEPVPVPEDTIPPPQPIPEPRPQDAPTPQQQQAQERVAQPDTKDQEAVSALAISQEKAKQEQEAKRRQEQIDLTERKRQEEAEQKLRLAKQQEADEKKKQAEQERVAADKAEAEKQKKIAEIRARREQAEKEAKLAEQKLRQVAAARNAAGSAAAGASGASQPAAGGGGNSDDLSAKYAAAIQAKVLSQWVRPDTVPLGQRCQITITQIPGGTVMQAKVSPNCPYDEAGKRSIEAAVLNAQPLPYRGFESVFARTLNFTFTAQDR; encoded by the coding sequence ATGCACGCTGACGCCCTGCCACCCCCGCAGCAGCGCGAACCCGGCTGGGGCCTGCCCCTGGCGCTGGCGTTGCTGGTGCACCTGCTGGTCGCGCTGGTCTTCATCGTGGCCTGGTTCTGGTCGCCCGAGCGCAACACCGACGCCGCCGCCGGTGATCCGTCGGTCGAGGCCAGCCTGGCGCTGTCTGCGTCCGAGGCCTCCGCTGCGCGCCAGGCCCTGCGGCAGTCGGAAAAGCTGGAAGACCTGCCGCCGCCGGTGGCCGAGCCGGTCCCGGTGCCGGAAGACACCATTCCGCCGCCGCAGCCGATCCCCGAGCCGCGCCCGCAGGACGCCCCCACGCCGCAGCAGCAACAGGCGCAGGAGCGCGTCGCGCAGCCGGACACCAAGGACCAGGAAGCGGTGAGCGCGCTGGCCATCTCGCAGGAGAAGGCCAAGCAGGAGCAGGAAGCCAAGCGCCGCCAGGAGCAGATCGACCTGACCGAACGCAAGCGCCAGGAAGAAGCGGAGCAGAAGCTGCGCCTGGCAAAGCAGCAGGAAGCGGACGAGAAGAAGAAGCAGGCCGAGCAGGAGCGCGTGGCCGCTGACAAGGCCGAGGCCGAGAAGCAGAAGAAGATCGCCGAGATCCGTGCCCGCCGCGAGCAGGCCGAGAAGGAAGCCAAGCTGGCCGAACAGAAGCTGCGCCAGGTGGCCGCCGCGCGCAACGCTGCCGGCAGTGCCGCCGCCGGTGCCAGCGGTGCGTCCCAGCCGGCCGCCGGTGGTGGAGGCAACAGCGACGATCTTTCGGCCAAGTACGCAGCCGCGATCCAGGCCAAGGTACTGTCGCAGTGGGTGCGCCCGGATACGGTGCCGCTGGGCCAGCGCTGCCAGATCACCATTACCCAGATTCCGGGTGGCACGGTGATGCAGGCCAAGGTCAGCCCGAACTGCCCGTACGACGAGGCCGGCAAGCGTTCGATCGAGGCCGCTGTGCTCAACGCGCAGCCGCTGCCGTATCGCGGCTTTGAGTCGGTATTCGCGCGCACGCTCAACTTCACCTTTACCGCCCAGGATCGCTGA
- the tolR gene encoding protein TolR, which translates to MSAAIGRRKRRKLKSEINVVPYIDVMLVLLIIFMVTAPLLTLSFDVDLPQSNAKALESKQDPVIVSVRQDGQLSLKLPDAKEPTAVSAEELEGRLAGIAAQDKGVRVIVAADRAVAYEKVIAAMDVIKRAKVDKVGLATDAR; encoded by the coding sequence ATGTCCGCTGCCATCGGTCGCCGCAAGCGCCGCAAGCTGAAATCGGAAATCAACGTCGTTCCCTACATCGACGTCATGCTGGTGCTGCTGATCATCTTCATGGTCACTGCGCCGCTGCTCACGCTGAGCTTCGACGTCGACCTGCCGCAGTCCAACGCCAAGGCGCTGGAAAGCAAGCAGGACCCGGTGATCGTCTCGGTGCGCCAGGACGGCCAGCTCAGCCTGAAGCTGCCCGATGCCAAGGAACCGACTGCCGTGTCGGCCGAGGAACTGGAAGGCCGCCTGGCCGGCATCGCCGCCCAGGACAAGGGCGTGCGCGTGATCGTCGCCGCCGACCGTGCCGTGGCCTATGAAAAGGTCATCGCCGCGATGGATGTGATCAAGCGCGCCAAGGTAGACAAGGTAGGCCTGGCCACCGATGCACGCTGA
- the tolQ gene encoding protein TolQ — translation MIATLLALQATVTEALPADVSNAATQTLAQATTGGGINYLELMAKASLPVKIIVLLLLVGSFVSWVIIFRKARVFKQATREADEFENRFWSGADLGKLYSSATDRSRNVGGLEAIFEAGFREYTRLRDKRRLDGRAQLEGAQRAMRTTYTREVDQLERNLELLANIGSTAPYVGLVGTVFGIMVTMHDMISSGAQAGIAAVAPGISEALFATAIGLFVAIPAVWAYNRFTTRVERMSVRFETFAEEFSSILQRQSAGDE, via the coding sequence ATGATCGCAACGCTCCTGGCCCTGCAGGCCACGGTCACCGAGGCACTGCCGGCCGATGTCAGCAACGCCGCGACCCAGACCCTTGCCCAGGCCACCACCGGCGGCGGCATCAACTACCTCGAGCTGATGGCCAAGGCCAGCCTGCCGGTGAAGATCATCGTGCTGCTGCTGCTGGTCGGCTCGTTCGTCAGCTGGGTGATCATTTTCCGCAAGGCCCGCGTGTTCAAGCAGGCCACCCGTGAAGCCGACGAGTTCGAGAACCGCTTCTGGTCCGGCGCCGACCTGGGCAAGCTGTACAGCTCGGCCACCGACCGCAGCCGCAATGTCGGTGGCCTGGAAGCGATCTTCGAAGCCGGTTTCCGCGAATACACCCGCCTGCGCGACAAGCGCCGGCTGGACGGCCGCGCGCAGCTGGAAGGCGCACAGCGTGCCATGCGCACCACCTACACCCGCGAAGTGGACCAGCTCGAGCGTAACCTGGAGCTGCTGGCCAACATCGGCTCGACCGCGCCGTACGTAGGCCTGGTCGGCACCGTGTTCGGCATCATGGTGACCATGCACGACATGATCAGCAGCGGTGCGCAGGCCGGCATCGCCGCCGTTGCCCCGGGCATCTCCGAAGCGCTGTTCGCCACCGCCATCGGCCTGTTCGTGGCCATCCCGGCAGTGTGGGCCTACAACCGCTTCACCACCCGCGTTGAGCGCATGTCGGTGCGGTTCGAGACCTTTGCCGAAGAGTTCAGCTCCATCCTGCAGCGCCAGAGCGCTGGCGACGAGTAA
- the ybgC gene encoding tol-pal system-associated acyl-CoA thioesterase, with protein sequence MSVEPRFSWPTRIYWEDTDAGGVVYHARYVAFMERARTEWMRALGYGQERMRIEHGMIFAVRSMQMDFIRPARLDDTLQVSARLVQLKKASMVFEQQILRDGELLLSAQVRIAALEAASFRPRGMDEAVLAMLQPHLHPESEL encoded by the coding sequence ATGTCGGTTGAGCCGCGATTCAGTTGGCCGACACGCATTTACTGGGAAGATACCGATGCCGGTGGCGTGGTCTACCACGCCCGGTACGTGGCCTTCATGGAACGGGCCCGGACGGAATGGATGCGCGCGCTGGGCTACGGCCAGGAGCGCATGCGCATCGAGCACGGCATGATCTTCGCGGTGCGTTCGATGCAGATGGATTTCATCAGGCCGGCACGGCTGGATGACACCCTGCAGGTGAGCGCCCGCCTGGTCCAGCTGAAGAAGGCCAGCATGGTCTTCGAGCAGCAGATCCTGCGCGATGGCGAACTGCTGCTGTCGGCCCAGGTCCGCATCGCCGCACTGGAAGCGGCCAGTTTCCGCCCGCGTGGCATGGACGAGGCCGTCCTTGCCATGCTGCAACCCCACCTCCACCCCGAATCCGAACTTTGA
- the ruvB gene encoding Holliday junction branch migration DNA helicase RuvB has product MTDDRIIGAGATREDDAADASIRPKRLADYLGQVPVREQMEIYIQAAKGRGDALDHVLIFGPPGLGKTTLSHVIANELGVALRVTSGPVIEKAGDLAALLTNLQPHDVLFIDEIHRLSPVVEEVLYPAMEDFQIDIMIGEGPAARSIKIDLPPFTLIGATTRAGLLTAPLRDRFGIVQRLEFYSVEELTRIVRRSASILGIDCTADGAGEIARRARGTPRIANRLLRRVRDYAQVKAGGHIDEPVAQAAMKMLKVDPEGFDELDRRLLKTMVDYFDGGPVGIESLAAALSEERGTLEDVVEPYLIQQGFLVRTARGRMATHKAYRHMGLKPKNPPQDLFAEVPDVG; this is encoded by the coding sequence ATGACCGACGACCGCATCATCGGCGCCGGCGCCACCCGCGAGGATGACGCCGCCGACGCCAGCATCCGCCCCAAGCGCCTTGCCGATTACCTCGGCCAGGTGCCGGTGCGCGAGCAGATGGAGATCTACATCCAGGCGGCCAAGGGGCGTGGCGACGCCCTCGACCACGTGCTGATCTTCGGGCCGCCGGGCCTGGGCAAGACCACCCTCAGTCATGTCATCGCCAATGAACTGGGCGTGGCCCTGCGGGTGACCTCCGGCCCGGTGATCGAGAAGGCCGGCGACCTGGCCGCGCTGCTGACCAACCTGCAGCCACACGATGTGCTCTTCATCGACGAGATCCATCGCCTGTCGCCGGTGGTCGAGGAAGTGCTGTACCCGGCGATGGAAGACTTCCAGATCGACATCATGATCGGCGAGGGCCCCGCGGCGCGCTCGATCAAGATCGACCTGCCGCCGTTCACCCTGATCGGCGCCACCACCCGCGCCGGCCTGCTGACCGCGCCGCTGCGCGACCGCTTCGGCATCGTCCAGCGCCTGGAGTTCTACAGCGTCGAGGAGCTGACCCGTATCGTGCGCCGCTCCGCCAGCATCCTCGGCATCGACTGCACCGCCGATGGGGCAGGGGAGATCGCGCGCCGCGCGCGGGGTACCCCGCGTATCGCCAACCGCCTGCTGCGACGCGTGCGCGACTACGCGCAGGTCAAGGCAGGTGGCCACATCGATGAGCCGGTGGCCCAGGCCGCGATGAAGATGCTCAAGGTCGACCCGGAAGGCTTCGACGAGCTTGACCGGCGCCTGCTGAAAACGATGGTGGACTACTTCGACGGTGGCCCGGTCGGCATCGAATCGCTGGCTGCGGCGCTGTCCGAAGAGCGCGGCACGCTGGAAGACGTGGTCGAGCCCTACCTGATCCAGCAGGGCTTCCTGGTGCGCACTGCGCGTGGCCGCATGGCCACGCACAAGGCCTACCGGCACATGGGCCTGAAACCCAAGAACCCGCCGCAGGACCTGTTCGCCGAGGTTCCCGATGTCGGTTGA
- a CDS encoding potassium transporter Kup yields the protein MALIIGAIGVVFGDIGTSPLYTLKEAFSPHYGLNSDHDTVLGVLSLAFWALNIVVTLKYVTIIMRADNDGEGGIMALMALTQRTLRNGSRSAYVVGILGIFGASLFFGDGVITPAISVLGAVEGLEVAAPGLHAFIVPITVVVLLMVFAAQRFGTEKIGKAFGPITSVWFISLAAIGIYNIVDAPEVLKAFNPWWAIRFFMEHSWHGIFILGAVVLAVTGGEALYADMGHFGAKPIRHAWYFFVLPCLVLNYLGQGALVLNHPEALKNPFFEAVPSWALYPMIILATMAAVIASQSVITGAFSVSRQAMQLGYIPRMRIKHTSHDTIGQIYIPGINWGIAVMVIGLVLAFRSSSNLAVAYGISVSATMLIDTLLLALVARSLWPKARAWLLPLCVVFFIIDLGFVIANGAKLLQGAWFPVVLGIFLFTMMRTWRRGRELLRDEIRKDGIRLDTFLPGLMLAPPVRVPGTAVFLTADPTVAPHALMHNLKHNKVLHERNVFLHVVTLPVPYAPEGQRLKIESVGDEFYRVYVRFGFMETPDVPLALMRSCDHGGIYFDPMDTTFFASRETIVATANRGMPIWRDKLFALMHRNAAPATGFFRIPGNRLVELGAQVEI from the coding sequence ATGGCGCTGATCATCGGTGCGATCGGCGTGGTCTTCGGCGATATCGGTACCAGCCCGCTGTACACCCTGAAGGAGGCGTTCTCGCCGCACTATGGGCTCAACAGCGACCACGACACCGTGCTGGGCGTGCTGTCGCTGGCGTTCTGGGCGCTGAACATCGTGGTTACGCTGAAGTACGTGACCATCATCATGCGCGCCGACAATGACGGCGAGGGCGGCATCATGGCGCTGATGGCGCTGACCCAGCGCACGCTGCGCAACGGGTCGCGCTCGGCCTATGTGGTGGGCATCCTGGGCATCTTCGGCGCCTCGCTGTTCTTCGGCGACGGCGTGATCACCCCGGCCATTTCAGTGCTGGGCGCGGTCGAAGGCCTGGAGGTGGCGGCCCCCGGCCTGCATGCGTTCATCGTGCCGATCACCGTGGTGGTGCTGCTGATGGTGTTCGCCGCGCAGCGCTTCGGTACGGAGAAGATCGGCAAGGCGTTCGGCCCGATCACCTCGGTCTGGTTCATTTCGCTGGCGGCGATCGGCATCTACAACATCGTCGACGCGCCGGAAGTGCTGAAAGCCTTCAACCCGTGGTGGGCGATCCGCTTCTTCATGGAGCACAGCTGGCACGGCATCTTCATCCTCGGTGCGGTGGTGCTGGCAGTGACCGGCGGCGAAGCGCTGTACGCCGACATGGGCCATTTCGGCGCCAAGCCGATCCGCCACGCCTGGTACTTCTTCGTGCTGCCGTGCCTGGTGCTGAACTACCTGGGGCAGGGCGCGCTGGTGCTCAACCATCCCGAGGCGCTGAAGAACCCGTTCTTCGAGGCCGTGCCGTCGTGGGCGCTGTACCCGATGATCATCCTGGCCACGATGGCGGCGGTGATCGCCTCGCAGTCGGTCATCACCGGCGCGTTCTCGGTCTCGCGCCAGGCCATGCAGCTGGGCTACATCCCGCGCATGCGCATCAAGCACACCTCGCACGACACCATCGGCCAGATCTACATCCCGGGGATCAACTGGGGTATCGCGGTGATGGTGATCGGCCTGGTGCTGGCCTTCCGCAGCTCGTCCAACCTGGCCGTGGCCTACGGCATCTCGGTGTCGGCCACCATGCTGATCGATACCCTGCTGCTGGCCCTGGTCGCCCGCTCGCTGTGGCCGAAGGCGCGCGCCTGGCTGCTGCCGCTGTGCGTGGTGTTCTTCATCATCGACCTCGGCTTCGTCATCGCCAACGGCGCCAAGCTGCTGCAGGGCGCCTGGTTCCCGGTGGTGCTGGGCATCTTCCTGTTCACCATGATGCGCACCTGGCGCCGTGGCCGCGAACTGCTGCGCGATGAGATCCGCAAGGACGGCATCCGCCTGGATACCTTCCTGCCGGGCCTGATGCTGGCACCGCCGGTACGCGTGCCGGGCACCGCCGTGTTCCTCACCGCCGACCCGACCGTGGCCCCGCACGCGCTGATGCACAACCTCAAGCACAACAAGGTGCTGCACGAGCGCAACGTGTTCCTGCACGTGGTGACGCTGCCGGTGCCGTACGCGCCGGAGGGACAGCGGCTGAAGATCGAATCGGTGGGCGACGAGTTCTACCGGGTCTACGTGCGCTTCGGCTTCATGGAGACCCCGGACGTGCCGCTGGCGCTGATGCGCTCGTGCGACCACGGCGGCATCTACTTCGACCCGATGGACACCACCTTCTTCGCCAGCCGCGAGACCATCGTGGCCACCGCCAACCGCGGCATGCCGATCTGGCGCGACAAGCTGTTCGCGCTGATGCATCGGAATGCCGCGCCGGCCACGGGCTTCTTCCGGATTCCAGGCAACCGTTTGGTCGAGCTGGGCGCGCAGGTAGAGATTTAA
- the ruvA gene encoding Holliday junction branch migration protein RuvA, whose amino-acid sequence MIGRLRGIVAYKAPPWLVVDVNGVGYELEAPMSTFYDLPELGREVTLYTHYAQKEDSVSLYGFLREGERRLFRDVQKVSGIGAKIALAVLSGVTVEEFARMVQAGDITALTRIPGIGKKTAERMVLELRDRAAQFGAGGALPTGSGPAPADPLSDATVALQQLGYKPAEAARMARDAFNEGDEVATVIRKALQSALR is encoded by the coding sequence ATGATCGGTCGACTGCGCGGCATCGTCGCCTACAAGGCGCCGCCGTGGCTGGTGGTGGACGTGAACGGAGTGGGCTACGAGCTGGAGGCGCCGATGAGCACCTTCTATGACCTGCCCGAGCTCGGCCGCGAGGTCACCCTGTACACCCATTACGCACAGAAGGAAGACAGCGTCTCGCTGTACGGCTTCCTGCGCGAGGGCGAGCGGCGCCTCTTCCGCGACGTGCAGAAGGTCAGCGGCATCGGCGCGAAGATCGCGCTGGCCGTGCTGTCAGGCGTCACCGTCGAGGAATTCGCGCGCATGGTCCAGGCCGGCGACATCACCGCGCTGACCCGCATTCCGGGCATCGGCAAGAAGACCGCCGAGCGCATGGTGCTGGAGCTGCGTGACCGCGCCGCCCAGTTCGGTGCCGGCGGCGCGCTGCCCACCGGCAGTGGCCCGGCCCCGGCCGACCCGCTGTCCGATGCCACCGTGGCGCTGCAGCAGCTGGGCTACAAGCCGGCTGAAGCCGCCCGCATGGCCCGGGACGCCTTCAATGAAGGCGACGAAGTGGCCACCGTGATCCGCAAGGCGCTGCAGTCGGCGCTGCGCTGA
- the ruvC gene encoding crossover junction endodeoxyribonuclease RuvC codes for MTRILGIDPGSQRTGVGIIDVDATGRVSHVHHQPLVLLGADDFPQRMKLLVLGLADLCREYEPQEVAIERVFMARNPDSALKLGQARGAAISAVVLRDLPVHEYAASEIKLAVVGRGGAEKQQVQHMVGLMLNLKTKLQADAADALAVAITHAHVRATANRLGLSARQAWGRK; via the coding sequence ATGACCCGCATCCTCGGCATCGACCCCGGTTCACAGCGGACCGGGGTCGGCATCATCGATGTCGACGCCACCGGCCGCGTCAGCCACGTGCACCACCAGCCGCTGGTGCTGCTGGGCGCCGACGACTTCCCGCAGCGCATGAAGCTGCTGGTGCTGGGCCTGGCCGACCTGTGCCGCGAATACGAGCCACAGGAAGTGGCCATCGAACGCGTGTTCATGGCCCGCAACCCCGATTCAGCGCTGAAGCTGGGCCAGGCCCGTGGCGCGGCGATCTCGGCCGTGGTGCTGCGCGACCTGCCGGTGCACGAATATGCGGCCAGCGAGATCAAGCTGGCGGTGGTCGGCCGCGGTGGCGCCGAAAAGCAACAGGTTCAACACATGGTCGGGCTCATGCTCAACCTGAAAACCAAGCTGCAGGCCGACGCGGCCGACGCGTTGGCGGTGGCGATCACCCATGCCCACGTAAGGGCGACGGCCAACCGCCTGGGGCTCAGTGCCCGCCAGGCGTGGGGCCGCAAATGA
- a CDS encoding YebC/PmpR family DNA-binding transcriptional regulator, translating into MGRGPSIEARKNASDAKRGKIFTKIIREIGVAARGGGGDPNNNPRLRVAVDKGLAVNMSKDVIERAIKKATGELEGVDYEEIRYEGYAPGGVAVIVDCLTDNRVRTVADVRHAFSKCGGNMGTEGSVAFMFKRLGVLSFAPGADEEAITEAAIEAGADDIVVYPDDGSIDVVTSPDAFNAVKDAMTAAGHVADHAEITFRADNDIKVEGDVALQVKKLLDMLEDLDDVQDVYSNAELGADAYA; encoded by the coding sequence ATGGGTAGAGGCCCCTCCATCGAAGCCCGCAAGAACGCGTCCGACGCGAAGCGCGGCAAGATTTTCACCAAGATCATCCGCGAGATCGGCGTTGCCGCGCGCGGCGGTGGAGGCGACCCCAACAACAACCCGCGTCTGCGCGTGGCGGTGGACAAGGGCCTGGCCGTGAACATGTCCAAGGACGTGATCGAGCGCGCCATCAAGAAGGCCACCGGTGAACTGGAAGGCGTCGATTACGAGGAAATCCGCTACGAGGGCTACGCCCCGGGTGGCGTGGCCGTGATCGTCGATTGCCTGACCGACAACCGCGTGCGCACCGTGGCCGATGTCCGCCATGCGTTCAGCAAGTGCGGCGGCAACATGGGCACCGAAGGCTCGGTGGCCTTCATGTTCAAGCGCCTGGGCGTGCTCAGCTTCGCCCCGGGTGCCGACGAGGAAGCCATCACCGAGGCGGCCATCGAGGCCGGCGCCGATGACATTGTGGTCTATCCGGACGACGGCTCGATCGATGTGGTCACCAGCCCTGACGCGTTCAACGCGGTCAAGGATGCAATGACCGCTGCGGGCCATGTCGCCGACCACGCCGAGATCACCTTCCGCGCCGACAACGACATCAAGGTCGAAGGCGACGTCGCCCTGCAGGTCAAGAAGCTGCTGGACATGCTGGAAGACCTGGACGACGTGCAGGACGTGTACTCCAACGCCGAACTCGGCGCCGACGCCTACGCCTGA
- a CDS encoding esterase/lipase family protein, translated as MTPPVLLLHGIWNARAWVGPLAWRLRARGFQVHAFGYSSVFGGPDVAVPQLLERLADAGPLSLVGHSLGGLLALEALRRNPQLPVQRVVCLGSPLRGSGTARSLSDHGWGLALGRSSELLLDGLPDWQGKAEVGLIAGSVPHGLGSLLGAMDDASDGTVALAETRLPGLADHCVVRTSHSGLVVSPDAARQTAHFLRHGQFDHSRDAAAA; from the coding sequence ATGACTCCCCCCGTATTGCTGCTGCATGGCATCTGGAATGCCCGCGCCTGGGTCGGGCCGCTGGCCTGGCGCCTGCGCGCGCGTGGCTTCCAGGTGCACGCGTTTGGTTATTCCTCGGTGTTCGGTGGCCCGGACGTGGCCGTGCCGCAGCTGCTGGAGCGGCTGGCCGATGCCGGCCCGTTGTCGCTGGTCGGCCACAGCCTGGGCGGGCTGCTGGCGCTGGAAGCGCTGCGGCGCAATCCGCAGCTGCCGGTACAGCGCGTGGTCTGCCTGGGCTCGCCGCTGCGCGGCAGTGGCACCGCGCGCTCGTTGTCCGATCATGGCTGGGGCCTGGCGCTGGGCCGCAGCAGCGAGCTGCTGCTGGATGGCCTGCCGGACTGGCAGGGCAAGGCCGAGGTTGGGTTGATCGCCGGCTCAGTGCCGCATGGGCTGGGCAGCCTGCTGGGCGCGATGGACGACGCCTCCGATGGCACCGTGGCCCTGGCCGAGACCCGCCTGCCGGGGCTGGCTGACCACTGCGTGGTGCGTACCAGCCATAGTGGCCTGGTGGTGTCGCCCGACGCTGCCCGGCAGACCGCGCATTTCCTGCGCCACGGCCAGTTCGACCACAGCCGCGACGCGGCGGCGGCATAG
- a CDS encoding GNAT family N-acetyltransferase: MYSIRRATVDDAPTLSALAARTFTETFGHLYPPQDLQAFLEEAYTVERQRVILAHPDYAVWLLELDGEAVGHAAAGPCGLPHPDVKPGDGELKRLYLIKTQQSCGWGSRLLETALAWLEHEGPRTLWLGVWSENFGAQRFYARYGFEKAGEYLFPVGDTNDLEFILRRAPRAA; this comes from the coding sequence ATGTATTCGATCCGCCGCGCTACTGTGGACGACGCGCCGACCCTGTCGGCGCTGGCGGCCCGCACGTTCACCGAAACCTTCGGCCATCTGTATCCGCCGCAGGACCTCCAGGCCTTCCTTGAGGAGGCCTATACGGTCGAGCGCCAGCGCGTGATCCTGGCCCACCCGGATTACGCGGTGTGGCTGCTCGAGCTGGACGGGGAGGCGGTCGGCCATGCCGCCGCCGGTCCCTGTGGCCTGCCGCACCCGGACGTGAAGCCCGGTGACGGCGAGCTCAAGCGCCTGTACCTGATCAAGACCCAGCAGAGCTGTGGCTGGGGCAGCCGCCTGCTGGAAACCGCACTGGCCTGGCTGGAACACGAAGGCCCGCGCACCCTGTGGCTGGGCGTGTGGTCGGAAAACTTCGGCGCACAGCGCTTCTACGCCCGCTACGGTTTCGAGAAGGCCGGCGAATACCTGTTCCCGGTGGGCGACACGAACGATCTCGAATTCATCCTGCGCCGCGCACCGCGCGCAGCCTGA